The genomic segment GCCTCCGCGTCGAATCGGCGGTACCAGCCGTGGTCGAGGACGCCCGGCCGCGGGCGGGGCGCGGCCCGGAGGAGATCCGGCGGATGATGAGTTCGTACCAGCAGGGCACCCTCCGCGGCCGGCGCACCGACGCGGCCCGGTCACCGGCACCGACGGCGCCGGGTACCGCGCAGGTGGCCGACAGCGGCAGGCAGGACACCGCTCAGGTGGCCGACGGTGGTAGGGAGGACGGCTGATGACGCAGCACGCGCAGGCATCGAACACCGATGCGGACTGGCTGCTGGAAGACCTGGTACAGCGGGTGGCGGAGATCCGGCACGCGGTGCTGCTGTCCGCCGACGGCCTGCTGATCGGCCGGTCCGAGGCGCTCAACCGGGGCGACGCGGAGCATCTGGCCGCGGTCGCGTCCGGGTTCCAGAGTCTGGCCCGCGGCGCCGGCCGGCACTTCGGTGCCGGCGAGATCCGGCAGACGGTGATCGAGATGGACACCGCGTTCCTGTTCGTCACGGCGGCCGGGCAGGGCGCCTGCCTGGCGGTGTTCGCCGAGGCGGACAGCGACATCGGGCTGGTCGCGTTCGAGATGAACCTGCTGGTACAGCGGGTCGGCAACAACCTCGCGACCACGGCCCGGGCGACGCGTGCCGACGACGCCGACGTGCCGGTCTCCCGGTAGGTCGGGGGAACCGTGAGCCAGCACGCGGCACCGGACGGCGCCGGACCGTTGGTCCGCCCGTACGCGATGACACACGGCCGGACCCGGCCCTCCTCGGACAACTTCGACCTGATCGCGCTGGTCGTCGCGGTCGACGGGCCGGTGTCCATCGAGGGCCTGGAGCCGGAGCATCGCAGCATCCTGAACCTTGCTCGGCAGCCGGTGTCGGTGGCCGAGATCTCCGCCCGCGCCGACCTGCCGGTCGGGGTGGTGCGGATCCTGCTCGACGATCTGCGGGTACGGGGGGCCGTGCAGGTCCGATCGCCGATGTCCGGGGCGAAGGCACCCACCAAGCGGGTCCTGCGCGCCGCCATCAACGGCCTGCGCGCGCTGTGAACGACGACGGAGTGTCTACTGTGGACGAGATCCCCTACGCGATCAAGATCCTGGTCGCCGGCGGCTTCGGTGCGGGCAAGACGACGATGGTCGGCTCGGTGTCCGAGATCGAACCGCTGCGCACCGAGGAGGTCATCACCGCCGAGAGCGTCGGCATCGACGACCTCGACGGCGTCGAGCAGAAGACCACCACCACGGTGGCGATGGACTTCGGCCGGATCACCCTCACCGACGGACTGGTCCTCTACCTGTTCGGTACGCCGGGGCAGGACCGGTTCTGGTTCATGTGGGACGAGCTGTCGCTCGGCGCCGTCGGTGCCGTGGTGCTCGCCGACACCCGCCGCCTCGCCGACTGCTTCCCGTCCGTCGACTACTTCGAGCAGCGCGGTACGCCGTTCATCGTCGCGGTGAACTGCTTCGACGGCGCCAAGCGGTACCGGCCGGAGGACGTGCGGGTCGCGCTCGACCTCGACCCGCAGGTGCCGGTACTGCTGTGCGACGCGCGGCGCCGCGACTCCAGCAAGGGCGTGCTGATCACCCTGGTCGAGTACGTGCTGCAGCGCTACAGCGAGCTGGAGAACAACGGCGCCCTCGCCTGACTGTGAGGCGTCATCTGGTCCGGAGAGCGGGCGGTTTCCCACCGGATGACCCTATGATCAACAGGGCGGGTCGGGTCAGCTCACCTTGATGGCGGCGATCCGGTCCCGGGTCGCCGCGGTCGGCACGGTGCCCTGGCCGATCAGGTTCATCGCGACCTGGGTGGGCGCTCCGTCGGCGCCGACCGCGGACAGCGTCGGGATGCCGCTGCCGGACAGCCGCACGGTGAGCGTGGCGGTGTGGCCGGCCGGGGCGTCACCGGGGATGCGGACCGCGCCGGCCCCGATCACCCGGTAGCCGTCCGGCGCGTACCGCGACTGCGACGGGACGCCCGCCGCGGTCTGCTCCAGCAGGGTGAAGTCGAGCTGCCCGGACCCGGCCGCGGTACTGGCCAGCACGTTGCTCGCCGTCGCCGGCAGCGCGTCGTGCGCGGCGACCACGTCGACCAGTTGCGCGCCGTCGGCGAGGGCGGCCCCGGGCCGTGCGGTCAACGCGTACCCCCGGGCGGCGACCCGGCGGATCACCCGGTTGGCGATCCGCTCCTCGGCCTCGGCGGACAACCCGGAACGGCTCGCCATCCGGGACGCGGCGGTGTCGTCGCCGGCCGCGATCAGCCGCCGGTAGGTCTCCTCGAACGCGTACCAGGCGGCGCCGCGCGCGACGGCCAGGTCCGGATCGTGCAGCCGCGGCCGGTGCCCCAGCTCGGTGACGATCCGCTCGGCCACCGCCGGCATCCGGGACGAGCCGCCGACCAGCAGCACCTCGTCGATCCGGTCCACGCCGCGCTCCGCGGCGGCCGCCACGACCTCCCGGGTCACCTCGATGGTGCGATCCAGCAGGTCGGCGGTGAGCTGCTGGAACGTCTCCCGGGTGATCGACACCCGGGTCACCCGGCCCTCGTGCATGATCCGGATGGTGTGCTCGTCCTCCTCCGACAGCCGCCGCTTGCCCTCCTCGACCCGGGCCCGGATGTCCTGCACCGTCGCCGGCGAGTCGAACGGGTGCGACACGTCGGGGTGCTCGGCGCAGAACTTCTCCACCACGTACTCGGCGAGCCGTTCGTCGAAGTCGACGCCACCGAGCTCGGTGTCGCCGCCGGTGGCGATCTCGGTCAGGCCCGCCGCCGACACCCGCACCACGGTGGTGTCGAACGTGCCGCCACCCAGGTCGTACAGCAGGATGGCGCTGTCCTCGCCGGACTCGCCGACCCGGTACGACAGGGCCGCGGCGAGCGGCTCGGAGAGCACGTCGATGACGGTCAGGCCGGCGAGTTCACCGGCCCGCCGGGTCGCGGCCCGTTCGGCGAGGCCGAAGTACGCGGGGACGGTGATGACCGCCTCGGTCACCGCCTCGCCGGTGGCCTCCGCCGCGTCCGCCACCAGCCGGCGCAGGATCAGCGCGGACACCTCCTCGGCGGTGAACGACTCGCCGTGCATCCGCAACGTCAGGTGCCGCCCCAGCTCGCGCTTGATCAGGTCGACCACCAGGTCGGGCTCCAACACCGCGGTGTCCTTCGCTTTGGTGCCGACCACGACGCTGTCGGCGGTGGCGAAGTACACCGCCGACGGGGTCGAGTCGTCACCCTCCCGGCTGCGGATCACGGTCGGACGACCCGTCGCGTCGAGGTACGCGACACTCGAGTAGGTCGTGCCCAGGTCAATGCCGAAGACAGCCACGCTGATCGCTTTCTCTTCCGGTTCGCTCGGCGACTGATCCCCGCGTCAGCGCCCGGTCAGTTGTGCCACCACCACGTCGGCCCGGCGGGCGATCTGCTCACCGCGCACGAAACCGCTCGACACCGTCTCTACCACGAGGCCGTCCCAGGCGGGATCGTCGACCGGCACGGTGTCCACCGGGCGGTGCAGGGCCATGTCGTACCGCTCGCCCTTGGCCACGTCGAACGGCTCCACCCCGGTGCGGCCCAGCACCTCGATGGTCTCCTCGGCGAACGCCGCGAACAGCGCACCCACCTGCCCGGCGAACATCGCGTACAGCGAGGCGTCGGACTGCGGGTCGTGCTGGTCCGGGTTCTCCTTGCCGGCGAGCGCCCAGCGGTCCGACTCGCGCCGGGCGTAGTCGTACAGCCGGTAGAGGCCGGCGCGCACCGGCTCCAGGGTCGCCTCCACCTCGCTGCGTCGCAGCTGCTGGTTCTCCGAGTGCAGCCGGTCGATGATCTCCTCGCGGAAGGCGGCGCGCTCCTGCTCGCGGGCCACCGCCTTGTGCAGCTCGGCCAGCCGGTCGGGCAGGTGGCTGAGTGCGGTCAGCTGCGCCCGGATGACGACGAGCTCGGCACGCAGCGGTCCGAGCGCGCTCGGTGTCTCGTCGGCGTCCGGCACCGCTCACTCCCTTCGACGACCCGGCCCCTCAGGAGCACTGGCCGAGCCGCCCGCTTGTCGTTGCCGTCCCGGCCGCGGCTGCTCGGGCGGGACGGCGTCGGTCACGGATCGGTCCGCCGGCGCTGCGGCACACCGACCCGTGAAGGAATCTATCCGTGCGTGGACCTACCCGACACCTGCGATGTCCGTCAGATCCATTTGTTTCCCAGCCACATCCTCGCGTACCACTGCGAGTAGGTGATGGTCTCCCCGACGTAGATCGGGTAGAAGTACAGGAAGCACAGCGCCACCAGCGCGACGAAGCCGCCGGCGACGAGCGTGCCGCCGAGCCGGCGCTCCGGTCGGGCCCGCGGCCCGCCGATGATCATCCCCAGCGCCATCGTCACCGCGAGCACCAGGAACGGCTCGGACGGCAGCGCGTAGAAGTAGAACATGGTGCGGTGGTCGCTCAGCTCGTAGTAGACCCAGGGCAGGATCCCGGCGGCCGAGGTCAGCAGCAGGAACCAGCCGCGCCAGTCGCGCTTCGCGATCGACCACCAGGCCACCGCCACCAGTGTCGGGATGAACGCCCACCACAGCACCGGGGTGCCCAGCAGCAGGATCTCCGCCGAGCACTGCGACGCCGTGCACAGCCCGTCGGGGCTGTAGTAGTACGCCACCGGCCGGCCCAGCGTGAGCCACTGCATCGGCCACGACTGGTAGTCGTGCTTGGTGCTCAGCCCGGTGTGGAACGCCAGGATGTCCCGGTGGTACTGGAACAGGTTGTACAGCGGGCCGATCAGCGGCGGCTCGGCGTGGCCGTGGTCGCGCAGCCAGTGCCGGTCCCAGCTGTGGTCGTTGGCGAACCAGCCGGCCCAGCTCGCCACGTACACCACGGTGAAGATGGCCAGCGAGGCGAGCAGCCAGCCGAACTCGTCCAGCAGCGCGTCCCGCCACGGATGGCGTGCGCCGGCGGTGCGCCGGGTGTGCGCCTCCCACACGTAGATCAGCGCCACGAACAGCAGGATGTACCACAGGGCGCTCCACTTGACCGCCATCCCGCAACCGAGCAGCGCCGCGCCGGACAACCGCCACCACGGGATGCCGTGCCGCGGCCGACCGTGCTCGGCGTCACCACCGGCGTCCAGGAACGCGAGCCAGCGGCGCCGGCTCTGCTCCCGGTCCAGCACCGCGCAGACGAACCCGGCCAGCACGAACAGCATCAGGAAGATGTCCAGCAGGGCGACCCGGCTGGACACGAACGCCATCCCGTCCAGCGTCATCAGCAGCCCGGCCACCGCGCCGAGCAGCGTCGAGCGGAACATCCGCCGACCGAGCCGGATCACCAGCACCACCGCGATCACCCCGGCGACCACCGAGGTGATCCGCCAGCCGATCGCGTTGTACCCGAAGATCTGCTCGCCCAGGCCGATGATCCACTTGCCCAGCGGCGGGTGCGCGATGAACGAACCGGAATTGGTCTTGTCGTCCCACTCCACCCCGTGCTGCACCAGGTGGTGCGCGTCGGTCGCGTAGTAGATCTCGTCGAAGATCTTCGTCTTCGGGAAGCCGAGACCGATCAGCCGCAGGGTCGCCGCTATCGCCGCTATCCCGGCTGTGACCAGCCAGGACACCAGCCGATCGGACGGCATCGGCGGGTGCAGCCGGCGCCGCACATCGGCGCCGACCCCGCCAGGTCCGTCGGCCGTCGCCGCCTGGTCGGGACCGGACTCGACTGTCAATTCGGTCGCGGGCACCCGACGATCGTAGGCTGAGCCGACCACCCGCGTCGCGACGCCCGGGCGCTCGATCGCCGGCAGCCGGGTGCTCGGCCCGTCGGGCGGTGCGAAAGCGAGAGGTGAGACGGTGGACACAGGGCAGGGTGCGGGGTTGCTGGTGCTGGCCGGGGCGCCGC from the Actinocatenispora thailandica genome contains:
- a CDS encoding Hsp70 family protein, producing the protein MAVFGIDLGTTYSSVAYLDATGRPTVIRSREGDDSTPSAVYFATADSVVVGTKAKDTAVLEPDLVVDLIKRELGRHLTLRMHGESFTAEEVSALILRRLVADAAEATGEAVTEAVITVPAYFGLAERAATRRAGELAGLTVIDVLSEPLAAALSYRVGESGEDSAILLYDLGGGTFDTTVVRVSAAGLTEIATGGDTELGGVDFDERLAEYVVEKFCAEHPDVSHPFDSPATVQDIRARVEEGKRRLSEEDEHTIRIMHEGRVTRVSITRETFQQLTADLLDRTIEVTREVVAAAAERGVDRIDEVLLVGGSSRMPAVAERIVTELGHRPRLHDPDLAVARGAAWYAFEETYRRLIAAGDDTAASRMASRSGLSAEAEERIANRVIRRVAARGYALTARPGAALADGAQLVDVVAAHDALPATASNVLASTAAGSGQLDFTLLEQTAAGVPSQSRYAPDGYRVIGAGAVRIPGDAPAGHTATLTVRLSGSGIPTLSAVGADGAPTQVAMNLIGQGTVPTAATRDRIAAIKVS
- a CDS encoding DUF742 domain-containing protein: MSQHAAPDGAGPLVRPYAMTHGRTRPSSDNFDLIALVVAVDGPVSIEGLEPEHRSILNLARQPVSVAEISARADLPVGVVRILLDDLRVRGAVQVRSPMSGAKAPTKRVLRAAINGLRAL
- a CDS encoding GTP-binding protein; the encoded protein is MSTVDEIPYAIKILVAGGFGAGKTTMVGSVSEIEPLRTEEVITAESVGIDDLDGVEQKTTTTVAMDFGRITLTDGLVLYLFGTPGQDRFWFMWDELSLGAVGAVVLADTRRLADCFPSVDYFEQRGTPFIVAVNCFDGAKRYRPEDVRVALDLDPQVPVLLCDARRRDSSKGVLITLVEYVLQRYSELENNGALA
- a CDS encoding roadblock/LC7 domain-containing protein, yielding MTQHAQASNTDADWLLEDLVQRVAEIRHAVLLSADGLLIGRSEALNRGDAEHLAAVASGFQSLARGAGRHFGAGEIRQTVIEMDTAFLFVTAAGQGACLAVFAEADSDIGLVAFEMNLLVQRVGNNLATTARATRADDADVPVSR
- the grpE gene encoding nucleotide exchange factor GrpE, producing MPDADETPSALGPLRAELVVIRAQLTALSHLPDRLAELHKAVAREQERAAFREEIIDRLHSENQQLRRSEVEATLEPVRAGLYRLYDYARRESDRWALAGKENPDQHDPQSDASLYAMFAGQVGALFAAFAEETIEVLGRTGVEPFDVAKGERYDMALHRPVDTVPVDDPAWDGLVVETVSSGFVRGEQIARRADVVVAQLTGR
- a CDS encoding dolichyl-phosphate-mannose--protein mannosyltransferase, which translates into the protein MPATELTVESGPDQAATADGPGGVGADVRRRLHPPMPSDRLVSWLVTAGIAAIAATLRLIGLGFPKTKIFDEIYYATDAHHLVQHGVEWDDKTNSGSFIAHPPLGKWIIGLGEQIFGYNAIGWRITSVVAGVIAVVLVIRLGRRMFRSTLLGAVAGLLMTLDGMAFVSSRVALLDIFLMLFVLAGFVCAVLDREQSRRRWLAFLDAGGDAEHGRPRHGIPWWRLSGAALLGCGMAVKWSALWYILLFVALIYVWEAHTRRTAGARHPWRDALLDEFGWLLASLAIFTVVYVASWAGWFANDHSWDRHWLRDHGHAEPPLIGPLYNLFQYHRDILAFHTGLSTKHDYQSWPMQWLTLGRPVAYYYSPDGLCTASQCSAEILLLGTPVLWWAFIPTLVAVAWWSIAKRDWRGWFLLLTSAAGILPWVYYELSDHRTMFYFYALPSEPFLVLAVTMALGMIIGGPRARPERRLGGTLVAGGFVALVALCFLYFYPIYVGETITYSQWYARMWLGNKWI